Genomic window (Mycolicibacterium smegmatis):
CCATGATCGCCTGTGAGTGGGAATCGTTGGCCGACAAGGGTTTCACGGCTTCGATGCGCCGGTGGAGTTCGCCGGCCTCGCCTCGGGCGCCCGCGATGGCGGCCCATGCCAGCCCCAGTTCGGGTGAGCCCGTCACCAGTTCCATGGGCAGCATGTCCAACCACCGTTCGACCGCGGCGCCGCGTGGGCTGATGTTCATGAACCGCGGGTATTCGGCGGCGATGACCCGCACCGCGTCGTCGTAGTCGGCGGCACGCACGTAGTACTCGATGGCCTCGGGAATCCGGTCGTGGGCCATGAGCCAGTCGGCCGCACGGCGTTGACGCAGCGGCAGATTCGCGTTGCCGGCCGCGGCGGCCCTCGCGCGCAGCACGGCCGCGAACGTGTGGTGCAGACGCTGCCAGAACCCGATGGCGTCCAGGCGGAGCACGAACATGTTGCCGCGCAGCTCGCCCAGGATCTCCTCGGAGTCCGTGGCGTCACGCACCGCGTCGCACAGATCGGCCGTGAACCGGTCGAGGAACGAGATCCCTTCGAGGAACGCGAGCTGCCTCGGGGTGATCGCGTGCAGGATCTCGTCGGCGAAGTAGTCCTGCACGCGCCGGTCCGGTACCGAGAGCGACTGCAGCACCTCCTCGGTCGTGGCACCCGTCCGCAACGCCAGACCCGACAGGTAGATCGCCGCGGCCCAACCGTCGGTGCCCGCGGCGATCTCGTCGGCCTGCTCGGGGGTCAGCGCCACCCCCAGACGCTCCAACAGGAGTTCGCGGGTCTCCGCGCCGTCGAAGCTGATGTCCTCGGTCTCCAGGTGCGCGAGCCGTCCGGTCATCACCAGCTGGGCCGTGGGCAGCGCGGGGCGGGTGCGCGAGCACATGACGACGCGGCACGTCGCGGGATCGATCCGCTCCAGCATCCAGGAGAGCTGCCGGATGACCGTGACGTCGGTGATCTCGTGCAGGTCGTCGAGAACCACCGACACCGCGGTGTCTTCGGCGTCGAGCGTGTCGGCCAGGCGCACCAGCACGCGATCGACGTCGGCCCCGCCGACGATCTCGCGGAGAAGGCCGCCGCCGAACTCCGGCAGCGCCGTGCGCAGCGCGATGAGAAACGCCGTCCAGAAGCCGCCCGGCTCGTTGTCGGAGCGTTCCAGCGACAACCAGGCCGGCGCGCCGTCGGTCCGGTCGAGCAGTTGCGCCGCCAGCGTGGATTTGCCGTTGCCGCCGGGCGAGGTGATGAGCACGTGGGTCACGTGTGGACCGTCGATCATCTCCAGGCACCGGGTGCGCCGGATGTGTTCGGCGCGCCCGCTGGGCCGCTGGAACTTGGTCACCGGGAACAACGTCGACGTGTCCATCGCCTCGGTGGACGCCGCGCCGAGGCTGCGACGGGCGCCCACGACGTCGTCGAGGGTGTCACCCGCCTCCCACGCATCGAGCAGTGCGCTGATCGCGGCGAGCGAGAAACCCTCCTTCTGCAGACGTTGCACGGTGATGAACCGCTCGACGTGCGTCTCGTCGTAGTACCCGGTCCTACCCACCAGAATCGGCGGTGTCAGCAACCCTTTCTCCTGGTACGCCCGAACGTTTCGCGCCGACGTGCTCATATGTCGAGCAAACTCGTCGATCGTCATGCGGCCAGACAAACAGCGTCCCCCATCTCCCTGCGCGCACCCCGTGTGCACACGCCGATCCCGTCGCCCCCATGCGCCACCATCTGATGGCACATTCTTTTCTTCGGTTCACATCTCCCTCCACTATGACGTGTCCCGCCTAGTCTCGCCGTGTGGGGATCGCACGCCGGGCACCGTTCACGCCGCCTTCGTTTACAGGGACCTCCCATGGTCTTCACAGCGAACATATAACGCGCGGGCAAATATCCCTACGCCATCGAGGTCAAACAGGCCGGGCAACCACAAGCCGGCACCACCGCCCCTCGACCAGGCCGGTCGTGGCGATCGCATCCGACGGCACCGTCGTGTTTGCCAACCACGCGTTCGCCGCTCTCGTCGGCCAAACCCCGCCCCAGCTCGCCCGGATGAGGAGTTCCGACGTGTTCCTGTCGATCGCCGACGACGACGCCGCGTGCCGAACCCTCCCGGCGCTCGCCGGATCCGACGTGGAGATGCTGCACGGCGATCTGTACGTGGTCATGGCGCGACTGCGCCGAACCACCGGACCCGACGCACAGATGCTGTACGCGGCGTTCGACTGAGCGCTGCCGACTGGCTTACCGAACCATCGCGGAGAGGGTGAGGCACCTGCGCGGCGCGGCCGTCGTCACGGCCTACCAGCGCGCCGAACGCTAGAGGTGGATCACCTCGTAGGCGCCCTCGGCGTGGCGGGCCCGAATGGTCTTCTTGTCGTACTTGCCGACGCTGGTGCGCGGCACCTGGTCGACGAAGGCCCAGCGTTCGGGCAGCCACCACCGAACCACCTTGTCGGCGAGGAACTCACGTAGCTCCCCGGGATCGGCCGAGGCGCCCTCGTGCAGCACCACCACCGCCAGCGGACGCTCCTGCCAACGCTCGTCGGGCACGCCGACGACGGCGGCCTCCAGCACCGCGGGGTGTCCGATGAGGTGGTTCTCGAGTTCGACCGACGAGATCCATTCGCCGCCGGACTTGATGACGTCTTTGGCCCGGTCGGTCAGCGTCACGTAGCCGAGTTCGTCGATGACGCCGACGTCACCCGTGCGCAGCCAGCCCGAGTCGAACTTCTCGGCGTCACGGCCCAGGTAGTAGCCGCCCGTGATCCACGGGCCGCGCACCTCGAGTTCACCGACGGCCTTGCCGTCGCTCGGCAGCGGGTTGCCGGCGTCGTCGACGATGCGCACCTCGACGCCGCACATGGGCCTGCCCTGCGTGATACGCATCGCCCAGTGCCGCTCGTCGGTGACACCGGGCAGCGGTTTGGCCACCGTCGCCAGCGGTGACGTCTCGGTCATGCCCCAAGCCTGCTGGATGTAGACGTCGTGGCGCTCCTGGAAGGCCTGCATCAGCGACAACGGCACCGCCGACCCGCCGCACGCCACCAGGCGCAGCGACGAGATGTCGTGTCCCGGCGACTTTTCCAGGCAGTTCAGTACGTCGTTCCAGATCGTGGGCACGGCTCCGGCCAGCGTCGGGCGCTGCGTCTCGATCAGTTCGATCAGCGACGCGCCGTCGAGGAACCGGTCGGGCATCACCAGGCCGGCGCCTGCCATCAGCGCGGCGTACGGCAGGCCCCACGCGTTGGCGTGGAACATCGGCACGATCGGCAGCACCACGTCACCGCAGCTGACGTCCAGTGCGTTGGCGGTGCACGTGTTCAACGAGTGCAGGTAACTCGACCGGTGGCTGTAGACAACGCCTTTCGGGTTTCCTGTGGTGCCGCTGGTGTAACACATTGCGGCGGCGGAGTTCTCGTCGATGTCGGGCCAGTCGAACCGGGTGGGCCGCCCGGCCATGGCCTCGTCGTAGCGCAGCACCGTGCGGTCCGCCCCGCGCAGCGGCTCCAGATCGCCGTCCCCGACGACGATCACGGTGTGCACGCTGTCGACCAGCGGCAGCACGGGCGCCAGCAGCGGGATCAGTGACGAGTCGGTGATGATCACGCGGTCCTCGGCCTCACGGGCGATGAACCCGATCTGCTCGGGCGACAGCCGGATGTTGAGCGTGTGCAGCACGGCCCCCATGGCGGGGATCGCGAGGTAGGCGGTGAGATGCTCGGTGTTGTTCCACATGAAGGTGCCGACACGCTCGTCGCCGGTGATGCCGACCTCGCGCAGCAGGTGCGCCAACTGGGCCGCCCGTTCCCCCACCTCGCGGTAGGTCGTGGTGCGGAAGCCGCCCTGGCCGGTGGCCATGGTGACGGTCTGATCTCCGTTGACGCCGCACGCATGGCGCAGAATCGCGGTGATCGTCAACGGCCATTGCTGCATGGTGCTGTCCACGGGCGCGATGCTAGCGGCAACTCCTGATCGCGAGGCGGGAACGAATTGAGTTTCCGAAACGATGTATCCAGGGGAAGATGGTTCTGTAGACCCCGTCTAAGTCGGTGAGATGCGAGAAGAGGTGCGGTTGATGCGCGTGAAATGGTCCTTGATGGCGGTCGCTGCGGCTGCGATCGGGGTGGTGAGCGCACCCGCGGGTCTCGCGTCGGCCGAGGAGACCGCCCAGGAGACCATCAACCGACTGCAGTCCCAGGGCTACACCGTGCAGATCGACCGCATCGGCACCGCACCGATGGACAAATGCGTGGTCACCAACGTCCGTAACCCGCAGCAGGTCCGTCAATGGCTGCCATACGTGGGTCCCGGCCTCAACACCGACAGCGTCCTGATCAACACCGTCACCAGTCAGACGGTGTCGGTGTCGCTGAACTGCCAGCGCTGAGCACCGGGTAGCCGCTCAGCTCACCACCAACGCCACCAGGGGCGCACGTAGCCCCAACCAGGGCCCCAACCAGGGTGGCCCCAGCCACCGTGGCGGAAGCCGTATCCGTGGAAGCCGCCGCCGTGAAAACCTCCGTGATAGCCGGCCTGTGCGACATGGGCCGCCACCGGCTCCGGGCCCGTCGCCTCGGTTTGCGCTGAGGCCGCGGGGGCGAGCCCGATGCTGACGACCGCGCCTGCGGCCGCGATTGCCGGGACGACGCGCCTGAAGGCTGTTCGCATGGCCATCTCCTTCGAAGATGTTGCTGTTCTTGCCCTTTCAGGATTGCGCGATCTCGCCTTCCCGGCGTTGGGGCTGGCCTCCAATCCGCACCCCCGGTAGCTTCAATCAGCGTCCCGGTCCAGATCTCAGTGCGCGAACAGCAGTTTGACGGCCTGCCGGTCGATGGCGCCCTTGGCTGTATGCGGCAGTGATTCGACGATGTCGAGGCGCGCGGGCACCTCGTACGGCGCGAGTCCGGTGCGGCACTGCGCCAGGATGTCGTCGGCCGACACGTGGGCGGCCGCGGGCACCACCGCTGCCCCGACCTGCTCGCCGTAGGTGGCGTCGGGAATCGCGAACACCACGGCCTCGAACACCCCGTCACAGCCGGTCAGGACACCTTCGACGTGCTCGGGCGAGATCTTCTCGCCGCCGCGGTTGATGATGTTCTTGATCCGGCCGGTGAGCTGCAGGTTGCCGTCGGCGTCGAGCGCGCCGAGATCTCCTGTGCGGAACCAACCGTCGGTGAAGGCCTGCGCGGTGTTCTCCGGATCGGCGAGGTATCCCCGCACGACGGCCGGCCCGCTCACCCACACCTCGCCTGTCTCGGCAGGTGTGCACTCGCCGCCGTCGGACCGCACGACCCGAAACCGCGCGGCACCGGATGCGGGGCCCACCGACATACGGGGATCGTGAGTGCGCACGCGCCTGCTCGCGGCCTGGTGGGTGGTCTCGGTCATGCCGTACGCCTCGAGCATCGGCGCGCCGAACCGCCGCTCGGCCGCCTCGGCGGTGGCCGGGTCGAGCGGCGCGCTGCAGCTGCGCACGAACCGCAGTGGTGGGTGCTCCTCGTCAGGGCGTTGCAGCAGGATCTGGTGGATTGTCGGGACGGCGGTGAACCACGTCGCGTCCGCATCGCGCATGTCGGCCCAGAACGTGTGGGCCGAGAAGCGCCCGTGCGCGGGAAGCAGCACCTTCCCGCCGCCGGCCA
Coding sequences:
- a CDS encoding MerR family transcriptional regulator produces the protein MTIDEFARHMSTSARNVRAYQEKGLLTPPILVGRTGYYDETHVERFITVQRLQKEGFSLAAISALLDAWEAGDTLDDVVGARRSLGAASTEAMDTSTLFPVTKFQRPSGRAEHIRRTRCLEMIDGPHVTHVLITSPGGNGKSTLAAQLLDRTDGAPAWLSLERSDNEPGGFWTAFLIALRTALPEFGGGLLREIVGGADVDRVLVRLADTLDAEDTAVSVVLDDLHEITDVTVIRQLSWMLERIDPATCRVVMCSRTRPALPTAQLVMTGRLAHLETEDISFDGAETRELLLERLGVALTPEQADEIAAGTDGWAAAIYLSGLALRTGATTEEVLQSLSVPDRRVQDYFADEILHAITPRQLAFLEGISFLDRFTADLCDAVRDATDSEEILGELRGNMFVLRLDAIGFWQRLHHTFAAVLRARAAAAGNANLPLRQRRAADWLMAHDRIPEAIEYYVRAADYDDAVRVIAAEYPRFMNISPRGAAVERWLDMLPMELVTGSPELGLAWAAIAGARGEAGELHRRIEAVKPLSANDSHSQAIMDFLRGCFNFGEVEAGRECARSSFVMTPPTGIWYPMQGAVYALLATWVDGPTPEVLHVVEDLLALESTEHQPIALAGLWALRGLVQAAHGQCGAADSVRRAADIRREQRIDRVPQAANTWSSTARTHRLLGDVDQAAADALAGYEVVAGIPPERDAVGSVVPILVELVYARRLQGRTSEARRYADEAQRRLAGITGPGRFRALLAEAAAGL
- a CDS encoding fatty acid--CoA ligase, which produces MQQWPLTITAILRHACGVNGDQTVTMATGQGGFRTTTYREVGERAAQLAHLLREVGITGDERVGTFMWNNTEHLTAYLAIPAMGAVLHTLNIRLSPEQIGFIAREAEDRVIITDSSLIPLLAPVLPLVDSVHTVIVVGDGDLEPLRGADRTVLRYDEAMAGRPTRFDWPDIDENSAAAMCYTSGTTGNPKGVVYSHRSSYLHSLNTCTANALDVSCGDVVLPIVPMFHANAWGLPYAALMAGAGLVMPDRFLDGASLIELIETQRPTLAGAVPTIWNDVLNCLEKSPGHDISSLRLVACGGSAVPLSLMQAFQERHDVYIQQAWGMTETSPLATVAKPLPGVTDERHWAMRITQGRPMCGVEVRIVDDAGNPLPSDGKAVGELEVRGPWITGGYYLGRDAEKFDSGWLRTGDVGVIDELGYVTLTDRAKDVIKSGGEWISSVELENHLIGHPAVLEAAVVGVPDERWQERPLAVVVLHEGASADPGELREFLADKVVRWWLPERWAFVDQVPRTSVGKYDKKTIRARHAEGAYEVIHL
- a CDS encoding FadD7 family fatty acid--CoA ligase, yielding MRFMGTAATPPATLLSGLFDVLDHHVRTRPDAPALVVTQQRIAVTYATLGRWADDVAAGLTADGLRRGEVIAVVDVNTAEFVVALLAAARIGAVVAPLDPALADAEMTDRLARLGARAVLTGPCEHALGTHRVRVTASRATVEPTRGATVEPTVRPAVDLGLGPDDALILFTSGTTGRAKMVPWTHANIAASVHGICAAYELGDGDATVAVMPFFHGHGLVAVLLSTLAGGGKVLLPAHGRFSAHTFWADMRDADATWFTAVPTIHQILLQRPDEEHPPLRFVRSCSAPLDPATAEAAERRFGAPMLEAYGMTETTHQAASRRVRTHDPRMSVGPASGAARFRVVRSDGGECTPAETGEVWVSGPAVVRGYLADPENTAQAFTDGWFRTGDLGALDADGNLQLTGRIKNIINRGGEKISPEHVEGVLTGCDGVFEAVVFAIPDATYGEQVGAAVVPAAAHVSADDILAQCRTGLAPYEVPARLDIVESLPHTAKGAIDRQAVKLLFAH